TTCAAACCTCTATGTCAGTTTTATGTGTTTATCATCACCTgctcctttctcttttgcttcagtGTTGGATGAAATGCCCAAACAGGTGAAAACAACTTGCATCAGACTAAAGAATGAAAGCAACTCTACAGGAAATGCTGTCAAGGACAGGGAGACAGTTTTTAGTCCTCTTTCATTcacaaaatctgcttttgagTAATGGTAAACAACAGTTCAgattaagttatttttaaattcacttaCAGCAGCCTTTCTAAATGCTGTAAAATACACTGATTTCTTTAAGTTTTCACTTTACAGGTAACTTAAGATTTTGTACAGACTTGTATAATTCTTATTGCAAGCATCCATAGCATACTAAAGCATTGTCTAGGAAGatgtaaaactgattttgcaACACTAAGTATAAATACACAAAAGAATTCACTgcaatataaatatgtattttttccatacTTAAGtttcaaaagcataaaaaaatagaaatcctCTTCTACACTTCTAGAGATGAGATACTAAGCTCAAAAGACCATGTCTAAAATTGACAGGATTTAATAACTGAACTGAGTAAACCAAGGTAACTGCTGCAAATCCAATAAACTATGAGAATCACGCACTAAAATGAGTCCATACCGTGAttcaagctaagaaaaaaaaaagatacttaacCACAAAACTGGCCTGCATTTTTGTAGCTTGAAATATTAGGAGATGATGAATCTACCAACATACAAACACCTATGGCATACccaacaggctgaagaaagactAGTCAGAAGAACTAggtgtggggtggggtttttttttgtttcagtttttgtttgtttttttttaatacagaaactaTAATGGTGTGATTTGTATCCTCTTTAATAAAGTGtgcaaattaattttccataCAGCATTCTGCCAAGCAGTTCATTTTTAACATCTCTTATTTCAAGACagagagaagattaaaaaaaataaaaaatcatgcaTACTGGGGAAATAAAGGTTACATTTTCAAAGAAGATACACTCCAAACTGTCTATATTTAAAAGGCCATGTCCTGATAACAGGCATAGAAAGAGCTGCAAATGGTGTTCTAAAAACTGAACAGGGCTAAAGACTTACAGATACTGGCATGTCTTTAAAGGCAATTATATACAGGTTTAAGGAAAGCTGGGAGTTAATCTAAACAAGGTATTACATGGGTCAGATGTTTTTTCAAAGGCACACTAAATGGAATTTTACAGCTTCTTCACTGGCCCAATTATGTCATCACTTAGTTCTTTCTCCTACCTTTTCCCTTGCCAGGTCTAGAATCTCTTGGGATGTATTGATATAAATCTTCAGTGATATATGTTTGCGTCCACACgacacagagagagaaatgggGATTTTATACATACCTATTTACAGTATACCTACTTCTTAAATGTTTATGTACTTTTACAATACACTACCCTTCACCTCCTGTAAAAGGAGGGAATAATCTAACAAACAGGCAAAAAACTCTCCAGAGAACTCTGGTTAGAGACATCCGATGGCCAGAGAAGTGAGGAGCCAAGCAAAATAACAGCATTATCTTGCACTACCTTTAGTGAGTGATGAGGTCTAAGCTCCAGACTGAGAGAAGTTCCAGTCAATATCACAATATAAATAAAACCTTGCCCTGAGATCCCCTGGAAGCGGAAACAGAAGCAATCTCACTAAGTTTTTAGTGTTACAGACAGATACACAGGGAGAAGTGCTGCTGTAAATTATCTAATTGTACACAAAAGTGACCTGACCACTACTGCCATGCAAAAACCACAATTATTTTTGGTCTCCATTTAAGAGAGTCATATCCTGCTCTGCATAAAGAATCTAAATGATTTTCCAAATGCAGCTAAACAAAAGTGTAGTCTACCTGGAGATGACAGATTGAACAAAGACGCAATGTGCACGGGAGAAGAAAGGATATGATCTTTGCCTAGCCAAATAACAGAGGAAGAAGGTATTTCTGGCTATTGTTACCCTGAGGGATTTAAACATTCTGGAAAAGCTACCAATCATGACAAACAGCTAACATATGCTCTTAAAATCAGGGTACAGTCACATGCTAGATGTCATTTTACAAAATACTGAGTATCACTGAGATATCTCTTACTTAGCTAAGATCCCCTGAAAgcttagggggtttttttcattggttggttaaaaaaaaaaaatatcaccaaaaacaaaccaccaaacacaaACAGGACCCATGAAGAGAAGGATTAGTGTCCTGTTTTAGAAAGATTgaaggaaggaaaaccaaaaaacatttctgacaaaATTGACTGCTAGTAGCATAATGGTGACACCGTGGGCTTTAACACCTCAATCTGTCTTCTACCACCTTCACGTACTTACTGACTAAAAAACATAATCAGAATGAAACAGTGTTGGAACTTGTCTTCTAGCACTCCTGGAAGACAAGCTGCTACTCATTATAGCTCTCTGGCATCTTAGAAAGATGTGATGAAAGCCACTAAGGCAGTCAACACCTCATGATCAACATAATCAGAGACTGCTGATAGAGTTAGTATTTTCAGTATTAAGAAAAGACTCCAACCTCTCCCAGCAACCCgttttattaatattctttttaataagGTTTGGCCACTGATATTACTCCTCATTTAAGTTATGGCACCAAGAAGATAAATTTAAGTACTTCACCTCCCATTGCTATGGCATTTTTCCCACCTCGTAAGCGTTTAGTGTTTTGTCTCTTCACCTGAGtctcagtatttcttttctaGCATTCTTTTCTGTCCTCTCCCACATTCTCAAGGCAGGTTATCTACCTTAAAATTACTCCTCCCATTAACTTAGCTTCATCTTAGACAAGGAGTTCTTTGGGAGAACCACCAGAGTCTTCCTGTCCATTTGTAAATGCGTATCACAAGAGGTCCTCAATACAGTGAGGAATTTCCACACATAATTAGTATCAAACAATTACACGTTGAAACTGCTGTTCAGATTACTTCAGCCTGCACATGCAAGGACCTTTCACAACTGACACAGCTTCTCTGCACACAGTGTCAAAGAAATGAGACTATTCACATGCACGTGCCATTAAGATCAGTCAGTGGTCATTTATTTCAAAAGGTGAAGGTGGGAAAACGTGCAGTTTCTTACTCTGAGTGCACAGAATCAGTGTACCAGATTCAAGGCTCGCCACCCCTCCACAGGCCTGAGCGGCTCTCACAATGGAGTAACGCTTTGAAGCAAAACCACCAAGACCAAAAGTGCCTCAAGTTCAATTTAAAGAGCCACAATGGTGTTGCTGAATCTCCCTTTTCCCACCATACTCATTTGCCTACAGCGTCTCTTGGCTGTCAAAAAGAGAAGGCTTCTACATACACCACAGGCTCACAACTGGTTCAACCTGAGTAAAGTTAATACTTGAAAAAGAGAAGCTGAGGCAGGATGAAGTCTAggcttgtggaaaaaaaaaatctacctaagaataaatattaattatttcaGTATAATAAATAATCTAAACTACAATCACCACTAGCATACCCACATTCCACAGTATTCTTTTGTCTTCCTCTATACAATGGGAATATACACACTGTCACAGATTGTTAAACACAATTTACCCACACAGTAGTTTCAGAGCATAATCAATACAACCCACCCCCTCAagagaaaaacaagtattttaatatAATACCTACATGCGCTGGGAcctgagaaaagaaatatttgtaattagACAAACACATCACACCGCTTCATTTCATAGGATGGCTGTAACAAGACCTGCAAGTTAGTGCAAATCGAAATATCAGACAGTCTATCTTTTAATAAAGTTACAGGCAGTCTTACCTCTCATCCTCACCATCTACTCCGAGAGGCGTTGTCAATGGCAGCACCTTCAGCGGAAAGAGGGAAGCAGAAGATGGCATGTTGCTGCTACCACCATCTGAAACGGCTGATGCTCCAACGCCACTCTCGCCACTGGCAGCTTGAGGTAAACCCACTAAGGAAGGTTCTGTGGGGCGTCTGCCGTCTTCAGTTTGGCTTACAATTGACTGAGCTAGTGATTGTGCGGGGAACTGGGTAGAGCTTAGCGGTATCTGCTGTGGCACACTCTGTGCCACTGGCATACCTATACTTGTTGATATCAAGGGGGGCTGACTAACACTTTGAGCCAAATTCCCATTCTGCACAGCCGAAGCTTGTGCCATACTCTGTGGCTGTCCCAAACCTATAGAAGCAGAAGGTATGCCAGGAGGCACAGCTGAACCAGCTTGACTTGGTGCAGGAACAGTACTAGCAGAAGGTATAGGGCTAACCGCAGGCAGCTGCTGGCCAGTCATCCCCTGGACTACAGATTCCACCCCTTGTGCCTGCGGCTGTACAGGTAACAAGGTGTTTTGCTGAGCAATGACCATTTGCTGAGGAAGGCCTGAAGCGCTAGCCTGCAATCCCTGCTGCATTATTCCTGTCTGCACAGGCTGCACTACTTGTGAAGATGGAGGAGCAGCCGTTGACGGCATAACTGGAGGTGGAATTTGGTTTGCAGCAGATGGTGGTTGCACCACAGCGGCTACGCTTCCTTGCTGCCCAACATTCAGCATTTGACCACTGGTACCTACACCTGGTATCGCTGCTGGAGCATGTGCAACAGGCTGAGCCGGGGCAGCGGCTGGATGTGCTTGTACGGAAGGCTGCATGCTCTGTGCCTGGGCAACAGGAACCGGTTGCCCTGCTCCCACCCCTGCAGAACTAGGCTGCATGGCAGGGGCTGGAGTTTGAAGGATCTGCTGATGTTGAATGTAGTCTGGCATAGCCCCTGTAACGGAGTTTTGGTTCACCGGCTTAACGTGACCTGCGGCCATCTGCGTAGGAACtgtctgttgctgctgctgttgctgttgtccATActgcaactgctgctgctgtacaACTGGCAAAGTCTGCGCCGGCTGAGAATACGGTAGCTGCTGTTGAGCCATGCTTTGAATGGCAGGTTGCTGGTGGCCCAGGGATGGGGATACACCTAGGATATTAACTGGGGCTGGCTGAACCCCAGTAACAGTGGTTAGACTGGCCTGTGCAGGAGGTTGGACCCCTGGCTTCTGCTGTGGATAGTTTACTTCTTGAGAATGCAGCTGGACTTGTGCAAGCTGTGATTGAGAAACACTCTGTGGTATACTAGATGCTGGAATTGCCGGAGGAGCAGCGCTGCTAAAATCCATCTGCTGCGGACCCACACCTTGAAACGCTTGCTGCTGTACCACAGTAGGTGCTCCCATTTCTCCACTTCCCACACTTTCTGTATAGTGACTCAGTGTGCTTACATTGCTGCTAACAGAACTCCCACTGGTGCTCTCCCTTTCAGAAGTCACTTCAAGCGGGTTTTGTTTTATCGTCTCTACTGCTTTGTTTACTGCTACTCCTTCTGAAACTGCAACAGTGTTTTCTTTATCATAGAATTCAGTGCATGTCCATCTACCTTTTTTGAAAGGTTCAGAACTAGAATCTAATTTTACAACCCTAAACCTTGACGTGCCAGatgcaggctgctgctggcttGATCCCACTGCCATTCCTGCAGCTGGATTAGTAACATTGTTAATGACACTAGAGGAAGCACTCGTACCATTGCCAACACCACTCAAGATATTCACATTGCTGCTAGTTCCAGACAAAGCATTTACGTTACCAGTACTCGTGATGTTGCTTAAATTTATAGTACCAAGCATGCTGCTTGCCACACTAGAACTACCACCACCCATATTATTTAAGGTACTAGTTCCAGTAGCAGGACTTACACCTAAATTGCCAGGAGTACTTGTAGTGCGGATATTAGACACGACAGGTGCTGGGGAACCAGTGGATGATGCAGCAGAAACTGGTGCAGTTGATATAACATTGTCAGAGCTTCCAGTTGTTGATAGTTTCCTAAACGATGGACTGGGCGGTGGTCCTCCAGAAATTGGGGCACTGCCCACCCCAGGATGCGATGGATGATGGTGTCCatgatggtggtggtgaagaTGGTGGTGGTGATGAACGTGATGAGGGTGAACACTTCCATTGATCACAACACTCTGCTGTGGGTGATGAGGCAGAGGAGCATGCTGCTGAGGAATATGAGGCTGGTTAGGAGAAACAGCCCCTGGAGTCTCTGCCTCTTGGAAGTTATTTAAAGTCTCTTCAGAGGAGCTCCTCTCAGGTTCTCCCAAGTCAGTGGCCCTGGATAAAGAAACATCCAAGATTTCTGAAGACGACAGGTCTTCAGTGTGGGACTCATCCAGGTCATCGTAGCTTTCTGTATCTTCAGCTATGCTGTTATTAGAGCTCATGCTAGCTGATATTTGAGCAGGGGTCACACTGGTAATTTGGAagccacttttctttttcatttgagcTCCAGTCTGTGCAAGAGGCTGTGGCTGGAGCTGAGACTGCGAGAGGAGGTTCAGGCTTTGTGGAGGAGGGGGTGTCGGCTGTGGACCCGCTGATGAAGATGCTGCAGGAGATGGAGGCGGCGGCTGGACCAGCAAAGGCGGCTGATAATCCTCGGCGGAGAGGGCAGCACTCCCAACGCCGGTACCTGGTGCAGTGGGAGCAGTAACGCAGCTGCTGccgctgctactgctgctgcccCTTCTAGGAAACATTGCCGGGTGCGCCATCTTCCTAGCACTAATGTCTGCGGCTGAGTCAGGCTGGTGCATTGTATCGGGTGTATTTTAAGAGTGCAATCCCCCGGtatggagagagacagacacacacacacacacggttaGCTTTGCGCTCACGGCAGGGCAGAGAGACACCACGcacaacccacccaccccccctccccggctcccgcagagcacgggctgaggcgccTCGGCACCGCCGCtaaccacccccctcccctcctcctcctcctcctcccctccgaGACAGGGAGGGGGCGAGGACCGGTCCTCTGCCGCCTCTAGATTAGCGCCTCTGAATGTGACACTTTCAATCCTCCGCCATtcactttctttctcccttccccccccctccccatttttttttttttttttttttcggatttccaccaccacccccctcctcGACCGCCCCACCACCACCTACCCCTCTCCCCAGCAGGGGGGTGGGCAACGGGCGGAGGAAATGCCCGCGGTAGCCGGCCGGCTCCGGGGACGAGCCCCTTTCCTCCCCGCGGCTGAGCCGGGCGCCGCGGCTCGCCGGCAGCCGGCAGAACCGCCCTCcccacggccgccgccgccgccaccaccgggCCGCCGCCTGCTCGACGGCTGGGCGAGGGCAACCGGCGGGCCCTCAGGGCAGCCCGGCGAGGCGGACGGCGCCCCTCGCCATCCCCGCTGTAGTAGTAGGAGGAGGAGAGCGCAGATACGTACAGGACTGGCACACAGCAGGGCGGCAGCGGCAGGCTGAGCCGGGCAGGCACATCCCCGTCAGTGGCAGCCATGGAGCTGAATCATTTTGGGTAGTAAAGAGACGAAataaggagggaagaaaagcagcagcagcagcccgaCAAGAGAGTCCatgaaaaggagggagggaggaaggggggagccAGCCAGGcagcctctctctcctccctctgtgTCTGGCTGTCTCTGGAGGAGGCTCCGCTCCGCAcgctcttccttccccctccgcctcctcccccTTTATAACAGGCGGCACCCGCTCTTCCTCCGCAGAACCGCGCACCGGGATCGAGCCCTCCTCCCGCCTGCGCCCGTCTGCCCCGTCCTTTCTTCCCCCCGGGTTCTCTCCCGGCTTCCCTGCCGCCGCGGAGTCTCTGCCGGCCCCGTCTCCTCACGGAGCCGCGGGAGGAGGGCGCTGCGCGGggctgcaagggggggggggggcggggggggggaggggaatagcTCGCCAAAGGGGAGGGCAGGCGAGAGACAACGTAAGATGGCGGCCGCCGCGCACGCGCGCCCCGCTGGCAGACATAAAGCCTGTCTGGCCGAGGCTGACGGAAATAGGCTCGGCTTCGCCTGGCGGAAATTGCCGAGCGGCGCCGAACCCGAggatgggggaggaagggaagggggggggggggggtgttctccGGGTTGGGGAGGGGGCGTTCTCCGGGTTGGGGAGGGGGCGCAGGGCTGTGGCCATGGCGGGCGGGCTGCTCGTGTCGTCTgtgtgcctcccccccccccaggtgccccTCTCTGCCTCTTCTTCGGGCCCGCAGCATGACTGTGCCTCACATgacccgccgccgcctccctccccctctccgTTGCAGATTTATTCAAGTTATTCATCACCTTCTCCCGCCCCTCCTCGGTCCAGAATATTCCTGCCCATTCCTTCTCCCCTTCGCATGGGGAAAACGGAGGCgctttgcttttggggggggggggggtcgcctTCCCCTTTGTGCCCCCGGCGGCTTGCCTCCCCCTCACACACAGCCGTGGCGAGGGTCGCGGCGGGTGACTCTCCTCACGCCGTGAAatggccgccccccccccccccccccctccaggcgCAGTTCCCCGCTCGGGCGGGGGGGAAGGCTGCCGGGGTGAGCTCTGAGGCGGCGAAACGGTATCGGGGACACAGGGCAGAGATGGGGAAGGGGAACGACGCCCGGAGGCAGCTGGGTCAGGTGAGATGGTTCCTCGGCATTCGCAAGCGacacgggtgggtgggtgggtgtgtgtgtggaggagCCTCTGATGAGGGCTTGAGAGGAAACGCGCCGAAGCGCTGCTCCAAAAATGATGCCGTTCAAAGGTGTTTTTAAGTTACTAAACGGAATTGAGGTGAAATCCACCAGCCTTCCCTTGATGTTTCAGTGCTGGCGAAGAAAGACCGTGTGGCCCTTCTTGGAGCCAGGTGGCAAAGCTCGACGGGCACGGCATGGCTGCTCCAGCTCTCCCCGTCCCAAACAGAGCTTCTCCTCCTCGTGGAGCAACGACCGTCTGATCTCTGAAGATTCTCCTTCCAGGAAAACCTCCAGGAGATTTTCCTTCACGTCCTTGCAGCTGCCAGCGTGCACAGAGCTGCCCAGCAGGTAGACGGGTACCTCATGGCCACACAAGTCTGACAGGTTGACACCATCACGGAGGGTCCCACCGGCAGGCCCCTCTCCAGGAACGCTTTCCGCAATAAAATTGGGCATCCTGCTTCCCTACGGAGAGGGGGACAGGTTCTCTCCCCCTTTTCTCCACCAGCCTGGTGGTAGGGTGTGCGTAAGTGCCCAGAGAGCTGCTCGCCTTCCCACCTTGCACGTCCTTGTCTCCAAACACGGGCATCCGTGAGCGGGTGGAGGTGTCCCAAATTGCCGCTTTGAAGTTGGTCTGGTTTGCATGGAATAATAAAACATTCGCAAGACTTGACTGGCTCAGGCTAATTCTGTCACCTGACTATGAAGACCGCTGGTTAGGACAGTCAGCAGGgcacaggggaaaaaacaggGCTTGGTGTTTGCTGCAGTGAATATTTAAGCACATCATGAAGAGTAGTAGAGCTTGAACGGGAGGAAAGTTGTGAGAGTCCAAGGTATTATATCATATAGCTGAGTCATTAGAGAGTTCTTGTGGGAGATGTAAATGTTAGTTCCTTCAGGCAGAGAGGAGATTTGAGTCTCCCATGTTCGGCGTGTGGCGTTTAATCACTGAGGTACTAAAAAAGCTCCATTTTGTGAAAAGGATGAGGATTCAAGGTCACACACGCAGTGCGAGTTTTTGCTGCCTGTTCCTGGATTTCACCCTTCCATCTTGCTTCTCCCTGTTAACCTAGCTTATCTAGCGCTCAGTCAgtgtggggacaggggtggctttGAGAAAATCCCACCTTTTGCAGCCTCATTCCTTTTATGTCTGGAATGCAGACATTCAGCTCGGGTCTCCAGGTATCTAAAAGGTAGACTTGCAACCCTTGCTCCTTCTGTGGCTCTAGGACGCTGCCTGTATACACGCACTATGAAATCACTGACGTGTGAGTAAATAGGATTCTGCCTTTTCTGAGAGCAagacaatattattttttaaaactgataATCTGGTGGAACAGCTTGGAGACCATGCTACCCACACGTGAGCTCCCTGCAGGAAGGAGCCTCTGTGTAACCCTCACAGATTTCAGGAAAGATCACAAAGGTGCCCACAATCTGTCTACATCTTGATGCAACACTAAGGCCTTATATGTGTCTTTAATGAGATACTCGCGTATGTAAACATTTTGGAGATGAGAGCCCAAGGTTGCAAGCCAACTTCGATTATAAATTCCTCTTCTGTTTATAACTTTCCCAGAACAATTTCCTTGAGGAATTAAGTCTTCTGTAAGAAGTTGTAGCTCAAAGATGATTTTTTGAACGTTTGAACAAAGTCCAACTACTTTTAAAGCACATAGGCTATGAAAACCGATGAATCTGTTTCTAACCTTAAAAATTTGTGCAAAAGTGACTCAAAAAGGATTGAGCTGTAAAGTTTGTATGCACCTAATAGACATCAACAAgtctgaaaaagaattaaaacagtaGTATTGTCATTGGTTAGATGTTTGCTTTTACCCACGCTAACTAACTTCTATTAATTTTGAATAGTTCTTAAGTCTTTTGGGCTATAAATTTCTTTGTACAGCATGTGAAACAGTTCTCTAAATTGGGTCCATGTAGTTCTCTTCTTACAcaagagaaactgaagaaaaaatgaaatttaggtAACAGTGTTAACTTACGTGCACAATGTGGTCACCGGTCAGTTGACAGTCCAAATGTTGGTCTAGACTAGACAAAGCACATCTGAAGTGGcatgtttgaaattaattttttaaatgcatttcataaatatgaacattttcatggtacacctttttttctttccttatccaTTTTCATAAGGTATATGCTTatacttctctttcatttttttgtaagcCTCAGTCTAAGCATGAAAATGGGATTCTcaaatgaaagattttaattccttttcGTATCCATTAAGgtttatgaaattaaaattaaaccatTGATAATTTGTTATAAATTGTCTTATTTAGTTGTTCAAAGTGGGAAAAGAAATTTCATCATATACCTCATTTACAAAAcaccaaatatttcaaaattcagcCACACACAATGGGCCACCTTTGCGTATGGACAGTAAGTGAAATCACCCGATAGTTTTTTCCAAACAAGTCCACCTGCTGTTTTTTAATGAACTCTATCAATCAACTAGCTGGAACCAGAGGTGCTTGTGTCATCACTGGATGGATCCAGCACCTTGTTCACCGTGGTCACCGCTCGTGACTACAGGGCAGACGGTCCTGCAATCCCATCATGGCCTCAGCTGGAGACTGAAGACTGCTGGAGGGTTGCCAGTACAGAGGAATCCCCTTGGATTGCATCTCCTATGTCCATGCTTCCCAAATGGGCACACACAGGTGGGCTCGATGCAGCCCTTGCTGCCAGGTCAGGAGAGTGAGTGTCTGGAATAACTCTTATTTCAACCTTAAAATCTTATCATTCAGGTTAGTGCAAGAGAGCAAGGTCTTCACAGTGTAAATATTTAGAGATCTGTCTCCCATATATTTCTTCAGACAGGAAACAAGAAGCCTTGTTGCCACCACAGATTCTCCAAGGATACCAGAAGCagcagtattttaatattttctttctttggttccTTTACTATTTGACACAGTTGTATGCGTTCATCCTAGCATAtgcagtagggtttttttgtctttgtactGCATAATTATAAAGCCAACAAACAGGAATACTATGGGGTTTTACTCAAGACCGTCAGAATCATGGCAAATCGGTTTGATGTGTGTTTTAAATCCTGTGTGACTgcttcataaataattttttgaaaactttaatgaaaagaatttttttatgatctGAAGCTGCCATTGTTAGTTTAGACAGGAGGCTTTTCTGTGTTCGTTAATATTGCTGACTGTAGGCTCTAAGTTGCTTTACAAAGATGTAtgcaatgtttttcttccttcttagaGAAGCACTCATAAGAAAATTCTCACCTTTCAGCTCTGAAAAAGTTGTAAttctgcttctgcattttcttaGAAAGTTCAAGTCAAGTCTTgatcttcctttcttgttttgtttttagttgGCTGGTTAGTTGGTTGATTGGGTTTACTGACTGATTCCAAAACGCctactgaaacatttttcagtcCTTATTTTAATTCTTATGAAATAATGTTGAACTTTTTGGAAAGGGAAGTTTTCTCGCAAGTTCTTCTTAAATAAATGCTTGCAGAAATAGACAATTCtagcaatctttaaaaaaatctgcttccttTAGACTAGTCATGTCTACTCCAATGCCAATATACTCAAAACCATATCTTTCTAGATAATCGGGAAGAGTTGGTTTAAAATGCTTATTATACCTGCACTTGGGGAAGGTGGCCAGGTAGGTTGTCTTGGCTTTTTATGGggatttgtcctggtttcggctgggatgatagagttaattttctttctagtagctggtacagtgttatgttttggatttagaatgagaataatgttgataacacactgatgttttcagttgttgctaggtagtgtttatacttaaagtcagggatttttcagcttctcatgcccagccagcaagattTTATGAAAGACTTCTGGGCTTCTAGAAGCTTTATCATCACTTTAACTTTCAACTGTATAGACTATAGGTGTATAGGCTGTGTGCCCTGTATTGCAGGAGCAAGGGTTAAAACCAGCCCGTGGCCGATGCATTACCACCTAAAAGTCCACCATGATTTTATCACTGTTATCATTGTGCTCTCCTTTACTT
Above is a genomic segment from Accipiter gentilis chromosome 13, bAccGen1.1, whole genome shotgun sequence containing:
- the TSC22D1 gene encoding TSC22 domain family protein 1 isoform X1; its protein translation is MHQPDSAADISARKMAHPAMFPRRGSSSSSGSSCVTAPTAPGTGVGSAALSAEDYQPPLLVQPPPPSPAASSSAGPQPTPPPPQSLNLLSQSQLQPQPLAQTGAQMKKKSGFQITSVTPAQISASMSSNNSIAEDTESYDDLDESHTEDLSSSEILDVSLSRATDLGEPERSSSEETLNNFQEAETPGAVSPNQPHIPQQHAPLPHHPQQSVVINGSVHPHHVHHHHHLHHHHHGHHHPSHPGVGSAPISGGPPPSPSFRKLSTTGSSDNVISTAPVSAASSTGSPAPVVSNIRTTSTPGNLGVSPATGTSTLNNMGGGSSSVASSMLGTINLSNITSTGNVNALSGTSSNVNILSGVGNGTSASSSVINNVTNPAAGMAVGSSQQQPASGTSRFRVVKLDSSSEPFKKGRWTCTEFYDKENTVAVSEGVAVNKAVETIKQNPLEVTSERESTSGSSVSSNVSTLSHYTESVGSGEMGAPTVVQQQAFQGVGPQQMDFSSAAPPAIPASSIPQSVSQSQLAQVQLHSQEVNYPQQKPGVQPPAQASLTTVTGVQPAPVNILGVSPSLGHQQPAIQSMAQQQLPYSQPAQTLPVVQQQQLQYGQQQQQQQQTVPTQMAAGHVKPVNQNSVTGAMPDYIQHQQILQTPAPAMQPSSAGVGAGQPVPVAQAQSMQPSVQAHPAAAPAQPVAHAPAAIPGVGTSGQMLNVGQQGSVAAVVQPPSAANQIPPPVMPSTAAPPSSQVVQPVQTGIMQQGLQASASGLPQQMVIAQQNTLLPVQPQAQGVESVVQGMTGQQLPAVSPIPSASTVPAPSQAGSAVPPGIPSASIGLGQPQSMAQASAVQNGNLAQSVSQPPLISTSIGMPVAQSVPQQIPLSSTQFPAQSLAQSIVSQTEDGRRPTEPSLVGLPQAASGESGVGASAVSDGGSSNMPSSASLFPLKVLPLTTPLGVDGEDESSSGASVVAIDNKIEQAMDLVKSHLMYAVREEVEVLKEQIKELIEKNSQLEQENTLLKTLASPEQLAQFQAQLQTGSPPSSSQSQGTTQQPAQPASQGSGPSA
- the TSC22D1 gene encoding TSC22 domain family protein 1 isoform X2, with the translated sequence MAHPAMFPRRGSSSSSGSSCVTAPTAPGTGVGSAALSAEDYQPPLLVQPPPPSPAASSSAGPQPTPPPPQSLNLLSQSQLQPQPLAQTGAQMKKKSGFQITSVTPAQISASMSSNNSIAEDTESYDDLDESHTEDLSSSEILDVSLSRATDLGEPERSSSEETLNNFQEAETPGAVSPNQPHIPQQHAPLPHHPQQSVVINGSVHPHHVHHHHHLHHHHHGHHHPSHPGVGSAPISGGPPPSPSFRKLSTTGSSDNVISTAPVSAASSTGSPAPVVSNIRTTSTPGNLGVSPATGTSTLNNMGGGSSSVASSMLGTINLSNITSTGNVNALSGTSSNVNILSGVGNGTSASSSVINNVTNPAAGMAVGSSQQQPASGTSRFRVVKLDSSSEPFKKGRWTCTEFYDKENTVAVSEGVAVNKAVETIKQNPLEVTSERESTSGSSVSSNVSTLSHYTESVGSGEMGAPTVVQQQAFQGVGPQQMDFSSAAPPAIPASSIPQSVSQSQLAQVQLHSQEVNYPQQKPGVQPPAQASLTTVTGVQPAPVNILGVSPSLGHQQPAIQSMAQQQLPYSQPAQTLPVVQQQQLQYGQQQQQQQQTVPTQMAAGHVKPVNQNSVTGAMPDYIQHQQILQTPAPAMQPSSAGVGAGQPVPVAQAQSMQPSVQAHPAAAPAQPVAHAPAAIPGVGTSGQMLNVGQQGSVAAVVQPPSAANQIPPPVMPSTAAPPSSQVVQPVQTGIMQQGLQASASGLPQQMVIAQQNTLLPVQPQAQGVESVVQGMTGQQLPAVSPIPSASTVPAPSQAGSAVPPGIPSASIGLGQPQSMAQASAVQNGNLAQSVSQPPLISTSIGMPVAQSVPQQIPLSSTQFPAQSLAQSIVSQTEDGRRPTEPSLVGLPQAASGESGVGASAVSDGGSSNMPSSASLFPLKVLPLTTPLGVDGEDESSSGASVVAIDNKIEQAMDLVKSHLMYAVREEVEVLKEQIKELIEKNSQLEQENTLLKTLASPEQLAQFQAQLQTGSPPSSSQSQGTTQQPAQPASQGSGPSA